The following proteins are encoded in a genomic region of Arachis stenosperma cultivar V10309 chromosome 4, arast.V10309.gnm1.PFL2, whole genome shotgun sequence:
- the LOC130975117 gene encoding uncharacterized protein LOC130975117 has product MVEEIDWNTFKEEFYKKYFPRTVRDAKEMELMQLTQGNMSVAEYTRKFEDLCRFSKICQGNPDDFEEWKCLKYEGGLRDELMHSLVPLEIRNFAELVNKSQLMEDCEHKMAASRMGWHAVQRKVDFKVPGVPMRGNQQVRNFPTHSTTGNGNRPRQDTGKQPQQQSQEGPTCRQCGKNHPGRPCYLGLRVCYNCGELGHIASNCPEKLVQGIAKSQQPGRVFAVTAEDARTQTP; this is encoded by the exons ATGGTGGAAGAGATTGACTGGAATACTTTTAAGGAGGAATTTTACAAAAAGTACTTCCCTAGAACTGTTCGTGATGCTAAAGAAATGGAACTGATGCAGTTGACGCAGGGGAATATGTCAGTAGCAGAATATACTCGGAAATTTGAGGATTTGTGCCGATTCTCTAAGATCTGTCAAGGAAATCCAGATGATTTTGAAGAATGGAAGTGTTtaaagtatgaaggaggacttcGCGACGAGCTGATGCATTCATTAGTCCCGCTGGAGATACGAAATTTCGCAGAGCTTGTCAATAAGAGTCAGCTGATGGAAGATTGTGAACATAAGATGGCagcatcaaggatgggatg GCATGCGGTACAGCGGAAAGTTGATTTTAAGGTACCAGGAGTACCTATGCGAGGGAACCAACAAGTTAGAAACTTCCCTACGCACTCTACAACTGGGAATGGAAATAGGCCAAGACAGGATACCGGTAAGCAACCTCAGCAGCAGAGTCAGGAGGGCCCAACGTGTAGGCAATGTGGAAAGAATCACCCTGGTAGGCCTTGTTATCTTGGACTGAGAGTCTGCTACAACTGTGGTGAACTGGGGCATATAGCAAGCAATTGTCCAGAAAAATTGGTACAAGGAATAGCTAAATCGCAACAGCCAGGGAGGGTATTTGCAGTAACTGCTGAAGATGCTCGTACTCAGACTCCCTGA